A single genomic interval of Arachis duranensis cultivar V14167 chromosome 7, aradu.V14167.gnm2.J7QH, whole genome shotgun sequence harbors:
- the LOC107458067 gene encoding eukaryotic translation initiation factor 2 subunit beta isoform X1 → MADETQNDLKEEVSEQIAPFDPSKKKKKKKITILDPADDDSVDKLTDKTENLSVSSSFAVSDGVETSFSGLKKKKKKPVEISNLIDESGDANEDLDDHAEDDEGEGISLQHRYPWDGTDRDYEYEELLGRVFNILRENNPELAGDRRRTVMRPPQVLREGTKKTVFVNFMDLCKTMHRQPDHVMAFLLAELGTSGSLDGQQRLVVKGRFAPKNFEGILRRYINEYVICLGCKSPDTILSKENRLFFLRCEKCGSGRSVAPIKAGFVARVGRRSTGT, encoded by the exons ATGGCAGATGAAACACAAAATGATTTGAAGGAGGAGGTTTCGGAA CAGATTGCACCATTTGATCCtagtaagaagaagaagaagaagaaaatcacCATTTTGGATCCTGCTGATGATGATTCAGTAGACAAGTTGACTGACAAGACAGAAAACCTGTCAG TTAGCTCTTCATTTGCAGTTTCTGATGGGGTTGAGACTTCCTTTTCtggtttgaagaagaagaagaagaagcct GTTGAAATCAGTAACTTGATTGATGAGAGTGGAGATGCAAATGAAGATTTAGATG ATCATGCTGAAGATGATGAAGGAGAAGGGATTTCTTTGCAGCATCGATATCCTTGGGATGGGACTGATCGTGATTATGAGTATGAGGAG CTTCTTGGCAGGGTGTTTAACATTCTAAGAGAGAATAATCCTGAACTTGCTGGAGATCGACGGAGGACAGTTATGAGGCCACCTCAAGTTCTTCGTGAGGGGACAAAGAAAACTGTGTTCGTGAATTTTATGGATCTATGCAAAAC GATGCATCGGCAGCCAGACCACGTCATGGCTTTCTTGCTTGCCGAATTGGGTACAAGTGGATCCCTAGACGGACAACAGAGATTGGTTGTGAAGGGAAGGTTTGCCCCAAAGAACTTTGAAGGAATTCTGCGACGCTATATCA ATGAATATGTCATTTGCCTCGGATGCAAGAGTCCAGACACTATACTTTCAAAGGAAAACCGTCTGTTCTTTCTCCGTTGCGAGAAG TGTGGATCTGGAAGATCGGTTGCTCCTATCAAGGCTGGTTTTGTTGCTCGCGTTGGCCGTAGGAGCACAGGAACATGA
- the LOC107458067 gene encoding eukaryotic translation initiation factor 2 subunit beta isoform X3, which produces MADETQNDLKEEVSEQIAPFDPSKKKKKKKITILDPADDDSVDKLTDKTENLSVSDGVETSFSGLKKKKKKPVEISNLIDESGDANEDLDDHAEDDEGEGISLQHRYPWDGTDRDYEYEELLGRVFNILRENNPELAGDRRRTVMRPPQVLREGTKKTVFVNFMDLCKTMHRQPDHVMAFLLAELGTSGSLDGQQRLVVKGRFAPKNFEGILRRYINEYVICLGCKSPDTILSKENRLFFLRCEKCGSGRSVAPIKAGFVARVGRRSTGT; this is translated from the exons ATGGCAGATGAAACACAAAATGATTTGAAGGAGGAGGTTTCGGAA CAGATTGCACCATTTGATCCtagtaagaagaagaagaagaagaaaatcacCATTTTGGATCCTGCTGATGATGATTCAGTAGACAAGTTGACTGACAAGACAGAAAACCTGTCAG TTTCTGATGGGGTTGAGACTTCCTTTTCtggtttgaagaagaagaagaagaagcct GTTGAAATCAGTAACTTGATTGATGAGAGTGGAGATGCAAATGAAGATTTAGATG ATCATGCTGAAGATGATGAAGGAGAAGGGATTTCTTTGCAGCATCGATATCCTTGGGATGGGACTGATCGTGATTATGAGTATGAGGAG CTTCTTGGCAGGGTGTTTAACATTCTAAGAGAGAATAATCCTGAACTTGCTGGAGATCGACGGAGGACAGTTATGAGGCCACCTCAAGTTCTTCGTGAGGGGACAAAGAAAACTGTGTTCGTGAATTTTATGGATCTATGCAAAAC GATGCATCGGCAGCCAGACCACGTCATGGCTTTCTTGCTTGCCGAATTGGGTACAAGTGGATCCCTAGACGGACAACAGAGATTGGTTGTGAAGGGAAGGTTTGCCCCAAAGAACTTTGAAGGAATTCTGCGACGCTATATCA ATGAATATGTCATTTGCCTCGGATGCAAGAGTCCAGACACTATACTTTCAAAGGAAAACCGTCTGTTCTTTCTCCGTTGCGAGAAG TGTGGATCTGGAAGATCGGTTGCTCCTATCAAGGCTGGTTTTGTTGCTCGCGTTGGCCGTAGGAGCACAGGAACATGA
- the LOC107458067 gene encoding eukaryotic translation initiation factor 2 subunit beta isoform X2, giving the protein MADETQNDLKEEVSEIAPFDPSKKKKKKKITILDPADDDSVDKLTDKTENLSVSSSFAVSDGVETSFSGLKKKKKKPVEISNLIDESGDANEDLDDHAEDDEGEGISLQHRYPWDGTDRDYEYEELLGRVFNILRENNPELAGDRRRTVMRPPQVLREGTKKTVFVNFMDLCKTMHRQPDHVMAFLLAELGTSGSLDGQQRLVVKGRFAPKNFEGILRRYINEYVICLGCKSPDTILSKENRLFFLRCEKCGSGRSVAPIKAGFVARVGRRSTGT; this is encoded by the exons ATGGCAGATGAAACACAAAATGATTTGAAGGAGGAGGTTTCGGAA ATTGCACCATTTGATCCtagtaagaagaagaagaagaagaaaatcacCATTTTGGATCCTGCTGATGATGATTCAGTAGACAAGTTGACTGACAAGACAGAAAACCTGTCAG TTAGCTCTTCATTTGCAGTTTCTGATGGGGTTGAGACTTCCTTTTCtggtttgaagaagaagaagaagaagcct GTTGAAATCAGTAACTTGATTGATGAGAGTGGAGATGCAAATGAAGATTTAGATG ATCATGCTGAAGATGATGAAGGAGAAGGGATTTCTTTGCAGCATCGATATCCTTGGGATGGGACTGATCGTGATTATGAGTATGAGGAG CTTCTTGGCAGGGTGTTTAACATTCTAAGAGAGAATAATCCTGAACTTGCTGGAGATCGACGGAGGACAGTTATGAGGCCACCTCAAGTTCTTCGTGAGGGGACAAAGAAAACTGTGTTCGTGAATTTTATGGATCTATGCAAAAC GATGCATCGGCAGCCAGACCACGTCATGGCTTTCTTGCTTGCCGAATTGGGTACAAGTGGATCCCTAGACGGACAACAGAGATTGGTTGTGAAGGGAAGGTTTGCCCCAAAGAACTTTGAAGGAATTCTGCGACGCTATATCA ATGAATATGTCATTTGCCTCGGATGCAAGAGTCCAGACACTATACTTTCAAAGGAAAACCGTCTGTTCTTTCTCCGTTGCGAGAAG TGTGGATCTGGAAGATCGGTTGCTCCTATCAAGGCTGGTTTTGTTGCTCGCGTTGGCCGTAGGAGCACAGGAACATGA
- the LOC107458067 gene encoding eukaryotic translation initiation factor 2 subunit beta isoform X4, with protein sequence MADETQNDLKEEVSEIAPFDPSKKKKKKKITILDPADDDSVDKLTDKTENLSVSDGVETSFSGLKKKKKKPVEISNLIDESGDANEDLDDHAEDDEGEGISLQHRYPWDGTDRDYEYEELLGRVFNILRENNPELAGDRRRTVMRPPQVLREGTKKTVFVNFMDLCKTMHRQPDHVMAFLLAELGTSGSLDGQQRLVVKGRFAPKNFEGILRRYINEYVICLGCKSPDTILSKENRLFFLRCEKCGSGRSVAPIKAGFVARVGRRSTGT encoded by the exons ATGGCAGATGAAACACAAAATGATTTGAAGGAGGAGGTTTCGGAA ATTGCACCATTTGATCCtagtaagaagaagaagaagaagaaaatcacCATTTTGGATCCTGCTGATGATGATTCAGTAGACAAGTTGACTGACAAGACAGAAAACCTGTCAG TTTCTGATGGGGTTGAGACTTCCTTTTCtggtttgaagaagaagaagaagaagcct GTTGAAATCAGTAACTTGATTGATGAGAGTGGAGATGCAAATGAAGATTTAGATG ATCATGCTGAAGATGATGAAGGAGAAGGGATTTCTTTGCAGCATCGATATCCTTGGGATGGGACTGATCGTGATTATGAGTATGAGGAG CTTCTTGGCAGGGTGTTTAACATTCTAAGAGAGAATAATCCTGAACTTGCTGGAGATCGACGGAGGACAGTTATGAGGCCACCTCAAGTTCTTCGTGAGGGGACAAAGAAAACTGTGTTCGTGAATTTTATGGATCTATGCAAAAC GATGCATCGGCAGCCAGACCACGTCATGGCTTTCTTGCTTGCCGAATTGGGTACAAGTGGATCCCTAGACGGACAACAGAGATTGGTTGTGAAGGGAAGGTTTGCCCCAAAGAACTTTGAAGGAATTCTGCGACGCTATATCA ATGAATATGTCATTTGCCTCGGATGCAAGAGTCCAGACACTATACTTTCAAAGGAAAACCGTCTGTTCTTTCTCCGTTGCGAGAAG TGTGGATCTGGAAGATCGGTTGCTCCTATCAAGGCTGGTTTTGTTGCTCGCGTTGGCCGTAGGAGCACAGGAACATGA